From Chelatococcus sp. YT9, a single genomic window includes:
- the sseA gene encoding 3-mercaptopyruvate sulfurtransferase, producing the protein MGDFPALVSTAWLADNLGAADLVVIDGSWYLPTEGRDADAEYQAGHIPGAVRFDVDAISDTTSNLPHMLPSAENFAKAMGALGVSNAARIVVYDGAGLFSAARVRWTLKIFGAGKVAVLDGGLPQWKAENRPLETGVAKREATTFTAAFDADQVADASRVLASLTNKTAQVVDARAAARFRGDAPEPRPGVRAGHMPGARNVPFNDLIENGRLKTPEAITATFTKAGVDLDRPVITSCGSGVTAAVLALALETAGKPVAGLYDGSWSEWGSREDLPIATGEAD; encoded by the coding sequence GTGGGTGATTTTCCGGCTCTCGTCAGCACAGCATGGCTCGCCGACAACCTCGGCGCTGCTGATCTCGTGGTCATCGACGGCTCCTGGTATTTGCCGACCGAAGGCCGTGACGCGGATGCCGAATATCAGGCCGGTCATATTCCCGGCGCCGTCCGCTTCGATGTGGATGCGATCAGCGATACCACATCGAATCTCCCGCATATGCTGCCAAGCGCTGAGAACTTCGCCAAGGCCATGGGTGCGCTCGGCGTGTCCAACGCGGCGCGCATCGTCGTCTATGACGGGGCCGGCCTGTTCTCGGCCGCGCGCGTCCGCTGGACGCTGAAGATCTTCGGCGCGGGCAAGGTCGCCGTGCTCGACGGCGGCCTGCCGCAATGGAAAGCGGAGAACCGGCCGCTCGAAACCGGCGTCGCCAAGCGGGAGGCGACGACCTTCACCGCTGCGTTCGACGCCGATCAGGTCGCTGACGCCTCCCGCGTGCTCGCGAGCCTCACGAACAAGACGGCTCAAGTCGTCGATGCGCGCGCCGCTGCCCGTTTTCGCGGCGACGCTCCAGAGCCACGCCCGGGCGTGCGGGCCGGTCACATGCCGGGAGCCCGCAACGTCCCCTTCAACGATCTCATCGAGAACGGCCGGCTCAAGACCCCGGAGGCGATCACCGCAACTTTCACCAAGGCCGGCGTCGATCTCGACAGGCCGGTGATCACGAGCTGCGGCTCGGGCGTCACAGCAGCCGTTCTGGCGCTGGCGCTGGAAACCGCCGGTAAGCCCGTGGCGGGGCTCTATGACGGCTCATGGTCGGAATGGGGCAGCCGCGAGGACCTGCCGATCGCCACCGGCGAGGCGGATTAA
- a CDS encoding class I SAM-dependent methyltransferase: MSASVHAGSNPQSADLDRPLSLRAINASLARAGWSQAGSCPACGSASIRPFATLRHIAHDRCTRCGFTFANPLPDDATLAAFYNSSFYNNYRRFEAERIAREPYFSLSYSDLRRLASWIDAEKSARILDFGCGPGSLLALLRDHYGYENCEGLELNRQSAEIAARSYGVRVTTDSTTLRGAFDLVMLVEVIEHIPDPTRFLLQIRDLVRTGGRLFLTTDSVRNTPSRFFPSHSGHFTAPSHVSLFTEAAMARCLERAGFVIERMETEPSETLMGDYLASPFFSLDFLSPQSADELRDTLYVPTRLGRLMGLRERRVLPKALRATKRIDRLLARLAKRLTPVPPSDHLLVMARKMDRAPA, encoded by the coding sequence ATGTCGGCGAGCGTCCATGCCGGGAGCAATCCGCAGTCGGCCGATCTCGATCGCCCGTTAAGCCTTCGCGCGATCAACGCGTCCCTTGCCCGTGCGGGTTGGTCTCAAGCAGGAAGCTGCCCGGCTTGCGGATCGGCGAGCATCCGTCCCTTCGCGACGCTGCGCCATATCGCCCATGATCGCTGCACGCGTTGCGGCTTCACCTTCGCCAATCCATTGCCGGACGACGCGACGCTCGCCGCCTTCTACAACTCGTCCTTTTATAACAATTATCGGCGCTTCGAGGCGGAGCGCATCGCGCGCGAACCTTATTTCAGCCTCAGCTACAGCGACCTTCGCCGTCTGGCGTCGTGGATCGATGCCGAGAAGTCGGCTCGGATTCTGGATTTCGGCTGTGGGCCGGGCAGCCTCCTGGCGCTGCTGCGCGACCACTACGGCTACGAAAATTGCGAGGGGCTGGAGCTCAATCGCCAGAGCGCGGAGATCGCGGCACGCAGCTACGGTGTGCGGGTCACCACCGACAGTACCACCCTGCGGGGGGCGTTCGATCTCGTGATGCTCGTCGAGGTGATCGAGCATATTCCGGATCCGACACGTTTCCTGCTCCAGATCCGCGATCTCGTTCGGACGGGAGGACGGCTCTTCCTGACCACCGATTCCGTCCGCAACACGCCGTCTCGCTTCTTCCCGTCCCATTCGGGGCATTTCACGGCGCCGAGCCATGTCAGCCTGTTCACCGAGGCCGCAATGGCCCGATGTCTCGAGCGGGCGGGCTTCGTGATCGAGCGCATGGAAACCGAACCCTCGGAGACGCTTATGGGCGACTATCTCGCGAGCCCGTTCTTTTCCCTCGATTTTCTGAGCCCCCAGTCGGCCGACGAACTCCGTGACACGCTCTATGTGCCTACCCGCCTCGGAAGGTTGATGGGGCTCCGGGAACGACGCGTATTGCCCAAGGCCCTGCGCGCCACCAAGAGAATCGACCGCCTGCTGGCCCGTCTCGCCAAGCGGCTGACACCGGTGCCGCCGAGCGACCACCTCCTGGTCATGGCTCGCAAGATGGATAGGGCGCCTGCTTAG
- the era gene encoding GTPase Era codes for MDDGPDTTGQEATRCGFVALIGSPNSGKSTLINHLVGAKVSIVSRKVQTTRALVRGITIDGAAQLIFVDTPGIFKPKRRLDRAMVTSAWGGAGDADVVALLLDARKGLDEESTAILGKLPELRQPKILILNKIDLVARPSLLELAADLNAKVPFDETFMISALTGDGVAHLRESLGRRMPAGPWLYPDDQISDAPLRMLAAEITREKLFERLHDELPYAVTVETDQWKVQKDGSVRIEQTVFVERESQRKIVLGKGGQTIKAIGSAARQDIIEAAETNVHLFLFVKVRENWGDDPERYREMGLEFPKG; via the coding sequence ATGGACGACGGCCCGGACACCACAGGGCAGGAGGCAACGCGCTGCGGCTTCGTCGCCCTTATCGGTTCGCCCAATTCAGGCAAGTCGACGCTGATAAACCATCTGGTTGGCGCCAAGGTGTCGATCGTTTCGCGCAAGGTGCAGACGACGCGCGCGCTGGTGCGTGGCATTACGATCGACGGGGCCGCGCAGCTCATTTTTGTCGACACGCCGGGCATCTTCAAGCCGAAGCGTCGCCTCGACCGTGCGATGGTGACCTCCGCCTGGGGCGGGGCGGGCGATGCAGACGTGGTTGCCCTTCTCCTCGACGCGCGCAAGGGCCTGGACGAGGAAAGCACCGCTATCCTGGGCAAGCTGCCTGAACTCAGGCAGCCTAAGATCCTGATCCTCAACAAGATCGATCTCGTGGCGAGGCCCTCACTTCTCGAACTGGCGGCCGATCTCAATGCCAAGGTGCCGTTCGACGAGACCTTCATGATCTCGGCCCTGACGGGCGACGGTGTCGCGCATCTCAGGGAAAGCCTGGGCAGGCGGATGCCGGCGGGGCCATGGCTCTATCCGGACGACCAGATCTCGGATGCGCCGCTCCGGATGCTCGCCGCCGAGATCACGCGCGAGAAGCTGTTCGAGCGCCTGCATGATGAACTGCCCTATGCAGTCACCGTCGAAACCGACCAGTGGAAGGTGCAGAAGGACGGTTCCGTCCGCATCGAGCAGACGGTTTTCGTGGAGCGGGAGAGCCAGCGCAAGATCGTACTGGGCAAGGGCGGGCAGACAATCAAGGCCATCGGTTCGGCCGCGCGCCAGGACATCATCGAGGCGGCCGAAACCAACGTGCATCTCTTTCTCTTCGTGAAGGTACGCGAGAACTGGGGCGATGACCCGGAGCGCTACCGCGAGATGGGGCTGGAATTCCCGAAGGGTTGA
- the rnc gene encoding ribonuclease III → MKTKNSGLGAIEDRIGYRFARRNLLVQALTHISAVPSDKAQTYQRLEFLGDRVLGLAVSDMLFRAFPDAEEGELSRRLAELVRRESCAEVAATWGVGEHVRLGDGEIAAGAQQNAAILADICEAIVGAAFVDGGAAAAQGIVERAFGERLHAPRRPLRDAKTALQEWAQGRGLPTPSYVVASRSGPDHAPNFRIAVMVRGMTPAEGAGTSKRVAEQAAAREFLVREQIWTTDGT, encoded by the coding sequence ATGAAGACGAAGAACTCAGGTCTCGGCGCGATCGAGGATCGCATCGGCTATCGCTTCGCGCGCCGCAATCTCCTGGTACAGGCGTTGACCCATATCAGCGCCGTGCCGTCCGACAAGGCGCAGACCTACCAGCGCCTGGAGTTTCTCGGTGATCGAGTGCTCGGCCTCGCGGTCTCGGACATGCTGTTTCGCGCTTTCCCCGACGCTGAGGAAGGCGAGCTTTCACGCCGTCTGGCTGAACTCGTCCGTCGCGAGAGCTGCGCCGAAGTTGCTGCGACCTGGGGCGTTGGCGAGCATGTGCGGCTCGGCGATGGCGAAATCGCCGCCGGCGCCCAGCAGAACGCAGCCATTCTCGCCGATATTTGTGAAGCCATTGTCGGTGCCGCCTTTGTCGACGGCGGGGCAGCGGCGGCGCAAGGTATAGTCGAGCGGGCGTTCGGCGAGCGCCTGCACGCGCCGCGTCGCCCGCTGCGTGACGCCAAGACCGCCTTGCAGGAATGGGCGCAAGGACGTGGACTGCCGACGCCGAGCTATGTCGTTGCAAGCCGGTCCGGACCGGATCATGCTCCGAATTTCCGCATCGCGGTCATGGTCCGTGGCATGACGCCGGCTGAAGGCGCCGGTACCTCGAAACGCGTGGCCGAACAGGCCGCGGCACGGGAGTTTCTCGTGCGTGAACAGATCTGGACGACTGATGGTACCTGA
- the lepB gene encoding signal peptidase I: MDQGTVKQAENKRADGGIWDTVKVIVQALLIALVVRTFLFQPFNIPSGSLIPTLLIGDYLFVSKYAYGYSRYSFPFGLPPFSGRIFGSEPQRGDVAVFKLPKDNSTDYIKRVIGLPGDTVQMISGRLYINGKIVPREPLPDYKSQDLWGREVSVPRFMETLPNGVSHVVIEREGDTGYWDNTYAYKVPPGHYFMMGDNRDNSTDSRDENVVGFVPFENFVGRAEVIFFSVEEGASGWKFWEWPWTVRWNRLFTPVK, translated from the coding sequence ATGGATCAGGGCACAGTGAAGCAAGCGGAAAACAAGCGGGCCGATGGCGGAATCTGGGATACCGTCAAGGTTATCGTGCAGGCCCTGCTCATCGCGCTCGTGGTTCGCACTTTCCTCTTTCAACCGTTCAATATTCCCTCCGGATCACTCATCCCGACACTCCTGATCGGCGATTATCTCTTTGTCTCGAAATACGCTTACGGCTATTCGCGCTATTCATTCCCCTTCGGCTTGCCGCCTTTCTCCGGCCGTATCTTCGGCTCTGAGCCTCAGCGTGGCGACGTGGCCGTCTTCAAGCTGCCGAAGGATAACTCGACGGACTATATCAAGCGCGTGATCGGCCTGCCTGGTGACACCGTCCAGATGATCTCCGGTCGGCTCTACATCAACGGGAAGATCGTGCCGCGCGAGCCGCTGCCGGACTACAAGTCCCAGGATCTCTGGGGGCGCGAGGTCTCGGTGCCCCGCTTCATGGAGACATTGCCAAACGGTGTCAGCCATGTCGTGATCGAGCGCGAGGGCGATACCGGCTACTGGGACAATACCTATGCCTACAAGGTGCCACCGGGGCACTATTTCATGATGGGCGACAACCGGGACAATTCCACGGACTCGCGTGACGAAAACGTCGTGGGCTTCGTCCCGTTCGAGAATTTTGTGGGTCGGGCTGAGGTCATTTTCTTCTCGGTGGAGGAAGGTGCGTCAGGCTGGAAGTTCTGGGAATGGCCCTGGACGGTCCGGTGGAACCGGCTGTTCACGCCCGTGAAGTGA
- the acpS gene encoding holo-ACP synthase: MIIGIGSDLCDIDRISRSLARFGDRFTHRIFTAGERAKADGRKARAPTYARRFAAKEACAKALGTGLSCGVFWRDMEVVNLPSGQPTMRLTGGAALRLAAMLPPGHDAFIHVSLTDDPPMAQAFVIIEARPK, from the coding sequence ATGATCATCGGCATCGGCTCCGACCTCTGCGATATCGACCGCATCAGCCGTTCACTCGCGCGGTTCGGGGATCGGTTCACGCACCGCATCTTCACGGCTGGGGAGCGCGCCAAGGCCGACGGGCGCAAGGCGCGGGCTCCGACCTACGCGAGGCGTTTCGCCGCCAAGGAAGCTTGCGCCAAGGCGTTGGGAACCGGCCTTTCGTGCGGTGTGTTCTGGCGGGACATGGAGGTCGTCAATCTGCCAAGCGGTCAGCCGACCATGCGTCTCACGGGCGGCGCGGCTTTGCGACTGGCGGCGATGCTGCCGCCTGGGCATGACGCCTTTATCCACGTGTCGTTGACTGACGATCCACCCATGGCCCAGGCTTTCGTCATCATCGAGGCGCGCCCAAAGTAA
- a CDS encoding pyridoxine 5'-phosphate synthase, translating into MSNHTTARSNLRLGVNIDHVATLRNARGGSYPSPVAAAKVAAAAGADGITAHLREDRRHIRDEDIVELRAAVALPLNFEMAATAEMVSIALRVKPHAVCLVPEKREERTTEGGLDIVAGRAHLAPVIAELKAAGIRVSLFVEPERAVMEAAAALGAPVVELHTGTYCHAVIDGETGRVRTEVERLATAARYGASLGLEIHAGHGLTVASAGPVAALPEIAELNIGHSLISDAIFVGLDQAIRTMRAAMDTARSAS; encoded by the coding sequence ATGTCCAACCATACAACGGCCCGATCCAACCTCCGGCTCGGGGTCAATATCGACCACGTCGCGACGCTGCGTAATGCGCGCGGCGGTTCTTATCCAAGCCCCGTCGCCGCAGCCAAGGTCGCCGCTGCCGCAGGCGCCGACGGCATCACTGCCCATCTTCGCGAGGACCGCCGGCATATCCGCGATGAGGATATCGTCGAGCTACGTGCCGCTGTCGCTCTACCGCTCAATTTTGAAATGGCGGCGACAGCGGAAATGGTCTCGATCGCGCTCAGGGTGAAACCGCACGCGGTTTGCCTCGTGCCAGAGAAGCGCGAGGAGCGGACGACGGAGGGCGGGCTCGATATCGTCGCCGGGCGGGCGCATCTGGCGCCTGTCATTGCCGAGTTGAAGGCAGCGGGCATCCGCGTGTCGCTGTTCGTCGAGCCTGAGCGGGCCGTGATGGAGGCCGCAGCCGCGCTCGGCGCGCCGGTCGTCGAGCTGCATACCGGCACCTATTGTCATGCCGTGATCGATGGTGAAACGGGGCGCGTGAGAACCGAAGTCGAGCGGCTCGCAACGGCGGCCCGTTACGGCGCCTCGCTCGGTCTTGAGATCCATGCAGGCCATGGCCTGACCGTGGCGTCAGCCGGGCCGGTCGCGGCCTTGCCGGAGATCGCCGAGCTCAACATCGGACATTCTCTCATTTCCGATGCCATTTTCGTCGGCCTTGATCAGGCCATCCGGACGATGCGCGCCGCAATGGACACAGCGCGTTCCGCATCATGA
- the rpsF gene encoding 30S ribosomal protein S6, translating into MPLYEHVFLARQDVTSQQVEALVEQYKGIIEAGGGSVPKVEPWGVKSLAFRIKKNRKAHFTLLNIDAPPAAVAEMERQMSLSEDVLRFMTLRVEELEEGQSVMLQKRDRDDRREGGGRFDREGGGGRFDRGDRGDRGPRRDRSSDDDASDEA; encoded by the coding sequence ATGCCACTTTACGAGCACGTTTTCCTGGCACGCCAGGATGTAACGTCGCAGCAGGTCGAGGCCCTTGTCGAGCAGTACAAGGGTATCATCGAAGCCGGCGGCGGTTCGGTTCCGAAGGTTGAGCCGTGGGGCGTCAAGTCCCTTGCTTTCCGGATCAAGAAGAACCGCAAGGCACATTTCACGCTCCTGAACATCGATGCCCCCCCGGCGGCCGTCGCCGAGATGGAGCGCCAGATGAGCCTGAGCGAAGACGTTCTGCGCTTCATGACGCTGCGCGTCGAGGAGCTCGAGGAAGGTCAATCGGTCATGCTTCAGAAGCGCGATCGCGATGATCGCCGCGAAGGCGGTGGCCGCTTCGATCGTGAGGGCGGCGGTGGCCGCTTCGACCGTGGTGATCGCGGCGATCGTGGTCCGCGCCGCGACCGCTCCAGTGACGACGACGCTTCCGACGAGGCCTGA
- the rpsR gene encoding 30S ribosomal protein S18 yields MSTTSSPRRPFFRRRKTCPFSGVNAPKIDYKDTRLLSRYISERGKIVPSRITAVSAKKQRELAQAIKRARFLGLLPYVIK; encoded by the coding sequence ATGAGCACCACTTCCTCTCCCCGCCGTCCGTTCTTCCGCCGCCGCAAGACCTGCCCGTTCTCGGGCGTCAATGCGCCGAAGATCGACTACAAGGACACGCGTCTGCTCTCGCGCTACATCTCCGAGCGCGGCAAGATCGTTCCTTCACGCATCACGGCCGTTTCAGCCAAGAAGCAGCGCGAACTGGCCCAGGCCATCAAGCGCGCCCGCTTCCTCGGCCTTCTGCCTTACGTGATCAAGTAA
- a CDS encoding DUF2232 domain-containing protein, translating into MAIPFLVGIGAGIVSALLFAVVISGSVLALLLSYIAPLPILVAALGWNHRAGLVAVATGAASLGVIFAPTSGLAYAIGIGLPAWWLGYLTLLARPGENGPDWYPLGRVLAWAAGIAAGVTFAGAWGIGGSYADFEATMGRAIRAFLTMESAPGGQQAPSPDALGLPSGIAVDDLVDAIITAVPPLAAASFVLMLALNLWLAAKTVSISQRLPRPWPDIADTAMPRAVLPALVAAAVLAVVGSGFIGLIAAALVGSLICAYALQGLAALHALTRGKPGRPFILGLTYAILVIFLVWILPVLALFGIIDTLLGLRARRAGIAGLPR; encoded by the coding sequence ATGGCCATACCCTTCCTGGTCGGCATTGGCGCCGGCATCGTATCGGCGTTGCTCTTCGCAGTCGTGATCTCCGGATCCGTGCTGGCGTTGCTGCTTTCCTATATCGCTCCCCTTCCCATTCTCGTTGCAGCGCTAGGGTGGAATCACAGGGCCGGCCTCGTTGCGGTCGCCACCGGCGCTGCGAGCCTCGGCGTGATCTTCGCGCCCACGAGCGGCCTCGCCTACGCCATTGGCATCGGCCTGCCCGCCTGGTGGCTGGGCTATCTCACGCTCCTCGCCCGCCCTGGCGAGAACGGCCCAGACTGGTATCCCCTCGGGCGGGTCCTTGCCTGGGCCGCAGGCATTGCTGCCGGCGTCACATTCGCAGGCGCCTGGGGGATAGGCGGCAGCTACGCTGACTTTGAGGCCACGATGGGCCGTGCCATCCGCGCGTTCCTCACCATGGAGAGCGCCCCCGGCGGACAGCAAGCCCCCTCACCCGACGCGCTTGGCCTGCCCTCCGGAATAGCGGTGGATGACCTGGTGGACGCCATCATCACCGCGGTGCCCCCGCTCGCCGCCGCATCTTTCGTCCTCATGCTGGCCCTGAACCTGTGGCTCGCGGCGAAGACCGTGTCGATATCTCAGCGCCTGCCACGTCCCTGGCCCGACATCGCCGATACCGCGATGCCGCGCGCAGTGCTTCCGGCGCTCGTTGCAGCCGCAGTGCTTGCGGTGGTCGGCAGCGGGTTCATTGGCCTCATCGCCGCAGCCCTCGTCGGCTCTCTGATATGCGCCTACGCCTTGCAAGGGCTGGCGGCGCTGCACGCGCTCACGCGTGGCAAGCCGGGCCGCCCGTTCATCCTTGGCCTGACCTATGCGATTCTGGTGATTTTCCTCGTGTGGATCCTGCCAGTCCTCGCCCTCTTCGGAATCATCGACACGCTCCTGGGACTGCGGGCGCGCCGAGCAGGTATCGCGGGCTTGCCCCGTTAG
- the rplI gene encoding 50S ribosomal protein L9: protein MEVILLERVAKLGQMGQTVRVRDGYARNYLLPQGKALRATKANTARFEEQRAQLEARNLELKTEAEAVSTKLDGESVQIIRQAGETGVLYGSVSPRDIAEALTAAGFSVSRQQIVLNTPIKALGLHSVPVTLHPEVEVTITVNVARSPEEAERQARGETVTTREETNLDDLGLEVGAALAEAAGDDE, encoded by the coding sequence ATGGAAGTTATTTTGCTCGAGCGCGTCGCCAAGCTCGGCCAGATGGGCCAGACCGTGCGCGTCCGCGACGGTTATGCCCGCAACTACCTCCTGCCCCAGGGCAAGGCCCTGCGCGCCACGAAGGCCAACACCGCCCGCTTCGAGGAGCAGCGCGCTCAGCTCGAGGCCCGCAACCTTGAGCTGAAGACCGAGGCTGAAGCCGTCAGCACCAAGCTCGATGGCGAGAGCGTCCAGATCATCCGCCAGGCCGGCGAAACCGGCGTGCTGTATGGCTCGGTCTCTCCACGTGACATCGCGGAGGCTCTGACCGCCGCAGGCTTCAGCGTCAGCCGCCAGCAGATCGTGCTGAACACGCCGATCAAGGCGCTCGGCCTGCACAGCGTGCCGGTTACGCTCCACCCGGAAGTCGAAGTGACCATTACCGTCAATGTCGCCCGTAGCCCGGAAGAAGCCGAGCGTCAGGCCCGCGGCGAGACTGTCACGACCCGTGAGGAAACCAACCTCGATGACCTCGGCCTCGAGGTGGGCGCCGCCCTCGCCGAAGCTGCGGGCGACGACGAGTAA